In Chitinibacter sp. SCUT-21, a single genomic region encodes these proteins:
- the leuD gene encoding 3-isopropylmalate dehydratase small subunit: MKPFIQLDGLVCAMDRANVDTDAIIPKQFLKSIKRSGFGPNLFDEWRYLDQGEPGMDNSQRPLNPDFELNLPRNQGAQILLARDNFGCGSSREHAPWAIEDYGFRALIAPSFADIFFNNCFKNGLLPIVQPAAVVDQLFNEAKAEGYRLNIDLTAQTITTPSGQVFNFEITEHRKHCLLNGLDEIGLTLAHRDEISAFEAKRQAEQPWLFAK, from the coding sequence ATGAAACCATTTATCCAATTAGACGGTTTGGTCTGCGCGATGGATCGCGCGAATGTCGATACCGACGCGATCATTCCAAAACAGTTTTTAAAATCGATTAAACGTTCCGGCTTTGGCCCGAACTTGTTTGACGAATGGCGTTACCTAGATCAAGGTGAGCCGGGTATGGACAATAGCCAGCGTCCACTCAACCCAGATTTCGAGCTCAATTTACCACGCAATCAAGGCGCGCAAATTTTACTGGCGCGTGATAATTTCGGTTGCGGCAGCTCGCGTGAACACGCGCCTTGGGCGATTGAAGACTATGGCTTTCGTGCTTTGATTGCCCCAAGCTTTGCAGACATTTTCTTCAATAACTGTTTTAAAAATGGCCTGTTGCCAATCGTGCAACCTGCTGCCGTGGTTGATCAGTTATTTAATGAAGCCAAAGCAGAAGGGTACCGGCTGAATATCGATTTGACCGCGCAAACGATTACTACGCCAAGCGGTCAGGTTTTCAATTTTGAAATTACCGAACACCGCAAGCACTGTTTGCTCAATGGTTTGGATGAAATTGGCCTGACCCTCGCGCATCGCGATGAAATCAGCGCTTTTGAAGCCAAACGCCAAGCTGAGCAGCCGTGGTTATTTGCTAAATAA
- a CDS encoding entericidin has product MKRTAVALSMFLLAFSLSACNTVNGFGKDLQKLGKQIDEKSSK; this is encoded by the coding sequence ATGAAACGAACAGCAGTTGCTTTAAGCATGTTTTTGCTGGCCTTCTCTTTGTCGGCGTGTAATACCGTGAATGGCTTTGGCAAAGATTTGCAAAAGCTGGGTAAACAAATCGACGAAAAATCATCTAAGTGA
- the leuC gene encoding 3-isopropylmalate dehydratase large subunit, translating to MSQIQSAKTLYDKLWHSHVIREEADGTCLIYIDRHLVHEVTSPQAFEGLKLANRQPWRKSSVVATADHNTPTNEWEKGIQDPISRLQVETLDANIKEFGALAYFPFKDQRQGIVHVVGPENGATLPGMTVVCGDSHTSTHGAFAALAHGIGTSEVEHVLATQTLVAKKSKAMLVRVDGKLGTGVTAKDVALAIIGKIGTAGGTGYAIEFGGEAIRSLSMEGRMTLCNMAIEGGARAGMVAVDDKTIEYLKGRPFSPSAEQWDAAVANWRELVSDEGAVFDAVVELRAEDIEPQVTWGTSPEQVLGVSGKVPNPANEADPVKRGSYERALQYMGLSADTPLTEIPVDKVFIGSCTNSRIEDLRAAASVIKGKKKADSVKLVLIVPGSGLVKAQAEAEGLDKVFIEAGFEWREPGCSMCLAMNADRLAPGERCASTSNRNFEGRQGQGGRTHLVSPEMAAAAAIAGHFVDVRSWN from the coding sequence ATGTCTCAAATTCAGTCCGCTAAAACTCTGTACGACAAACTTTGGCATTCGCATGTTATTCGCGAAGAAGCTGATGGTACCTGTTTAATTTATATTGACCGTCACTTGGTTCACGAAGTAACCAGCCCACAAGCATTTGAAGGCTTAAAGCTGGCGAATCGCCAGCCATGGCGCAAATCTTCTGTGGTGGCCACGGCAGATCACAACACGCCAACCAATGAGTGGGAAAAAGGGATTCAAGATCCTATTTCTCGCCTACAAGTTGAAACGCTAGACGCCAATATTAAAGAATTCGGCGCTCTGGCCTACTTCCCATTTAAAGATCAACGCCAAGGTATCGTGCACGTCGTTGGCCCTGAAAATGGTGCGACGCTGCCTGGTATGACCGTAGTCTGCGGCGATAGCCATACTTCAACTCACGGTGCTTTTGCAGCTTTGGCGCATGGTATCGGTACTTCGGAAGTTGAGCACGTACTCGCTACACAAACGCTGGTCGCTAAAAAATCCAAAGCGATGCTGGTTCGCGTTGATGGCAAACTCGGCACAGGCGTTACGGCTAAAGACGTGGCCTTGGCAATCATCGGCAAAATCGGCACTGCGGGCGGTACCGGTTATGCAATCGAATTCGGTGGCGAAGCCATTCGTAGCTTGAGCATGGAAGGTCGGATGACCTTATGCAATATGGCCATCGAGGGCGGTGCACGCGCTGGTATGGTTGCAGTTGATGACAAAACCATCGAATACCTGAAAGGTCGTCCATTCTCGCCAAGCGCGGAGCAATGGGATGCCGCGGTCGCGAACTGGCGCGAGCTGGTATCGGATGAAGGTGCAGTTTTTGATGCCGTGGTTGAACTGCGCGCTGAAGATATCGAGCCACAAGTGACTTGGGGTACCTCGCCTGAACAAGTGCTGGGTGTGTCTGGCAAAGTACCAAATCCAGCCAATGAAGCTGATCCAGTAAAGCGCGGCAGCTACGAGCGTGCCTTGCAATATATGGGTCTCAGCGCCGATACCCCGCTGACTGAAATTCCCGTTGATAAAGTATTTATCGGTTCCTGTACCAATAGCCGCATCGAAGACTTGCGCGCAGCTGCCAGCGTGATCAAAGGCAAAAAGAAAGCCGATAGCGTGAAGCTGGTGTTGATCGTACCTGGTTCTGGCTTGGTGAAAGCTCAAGCTGAAGCCGAAGGCTTGGATAAAGTCTTTATTGAGGCTGGCTTTGAATGGCGCGAACCAGGCTGTTCAATGTGCTTGGCGATGAATGCCGATCGTTTGGCACCGGGCGAGCGTTGCGCGTCAACGTCAAACCGCAATTTCGAAGGTCGCCAAGGTCAAGGTGGTCGCACGCATTTGGTAAGCCCAGAGATGGCCGCAGCAGCTGCAATCGCCGGCCATTTTGTCGACGTACGTAGCTGGAATTAA
- a CDS encoding ribonuclease: MKIQRIILSLLANCIAANLYAAMPSCNEIAQRIAHEKHIPAAELSSILASLNQFKRLPDQFVTKRVAQAAGWRPGESLWDSLPGKSIGGDRFGNREQRLPKGHYFEADLDYQGKKRNAKRIVFQNPGKRYITIDHYNTFTEIPACS, from the coding sequence ATGAAAATCCAGCGAATCATCTTGTCGCTTTTAGCAAATTGCATTGCCGCCAATCTGTATGCCGCAATGCCAAGCTGCAACGAAATTGCTCAGCGCATCGCACACGAAAAACACATTCCAGCCGCAGAGTTATCGTCGATTTTAGCTAGCCTAAATCAATTTAAGCGGCTCCCTGATCAGTTTGTTACCAAAAGGGTAGCTCAAGCTGCCGGCTGGCGCCCTGGAGAGAGTCTTTGGGATTCTTTACCAGGAAAATCGATTGGTGGCGACCGATTTGGTAACCGAGAACAACGACTACCCAAGGGGCATTATTTCGAGGCCGATCTCGATTATCAGGGCAAAAAACGAAATGCCAAACGTATCGTCTTTCAAAACCCTGGAAAACGCTATATTACAATTGATCACTACAACACATTTACGGAGATCCCTGCATGTTCTTAG
- a CDS encoding barstar family protein yields the protein MFLGTQITLRDIQSLDDAYNQISTQAHLPNTFGRNLDALFDVLSLDLEGPVQITWQECAQAQKIMPGTQFEDLMCVLKDAAGERSDLQINIT from the coding sequence ATGTTCTTAGGCACCCAAATTACACTCCGTGATATTCAATCCCTAGACGACGCCTACAATCAAATATCAACTCAAGCGCATCTACCAAATACTTTTGGCCGAAACCTTGATGCGCTCTTTGATGTCCTTAGCTTAGATCTGGAAGGTCCGGTACAAATTACCTGGCAAGAATGTGCCCAAGCGCAGAAAATAATGCCTGGAACTCAATTTGAAGACCTGATGTGCGTGTTAAAAGATGCTGCTGGTGAACGGAGCGACCTGCAAATCAACATCACCTAA
- a CDS encoding helix-turn-helix domain-containing protein, protein MTTTLNPKQIRKQLGLNQQEFWSLIGVTQSGGSRYESGRTMPKPVRELLRVVHVEGIDLATLKSEEIKALNYLREQQPHLLEDLIKKATETAI, encoded by the coding sequence ATGACGACAACGTTGAATCCAAAGCAAATTCGCAAACAATTGGGTCTGAACCAACAAGAGTTCTGGAGCCTCATTGGGGTAACGCAAAGTGGCGGCTCTCGCTATGAAAGTGGCCGCACCATGCCAAAACCAGTTCGTGAATTATTGCGTGTGGTTCATGTGGAAGGCATTGATTTGGCGACTCTTAAAAGCGAGGAAATCAAAGCGCTAAACTATTTGCGCGAACAACAACCTCATTTGCTCGAAGATTTGATCAAAAAAGCCACAGAAACAGCGATTTAA
- a CDS encoding radical SAM protein produces MSIQISSPLSVSDHRRDIAGLKYVYPVISRRAGGVSIGINLNPNNACNWRCVYCQVPDLVRGSAPEIDLQQLELELDLMLNQIVYGDFMATAVPPEAQRLNDIAFSGNGEPTTSKQFLAACELVAAARQKYNLDVKTVVITNGSQLDKPQVQMALARLSEMQGEVWFKIDRAPQDGVEWVNQIALTRVQVARRLATSAQSCSTWVQTCMFATDGVLPSEEEIVAYIDFLAEQLRAGVPLAGVLLYGLARPSLQIEAPRLSAAPIGWMQSLQGRLEHLGLTVKLSV; encoded by the coding sequence ATGAGCATACAAATTAGCAGTCCTCTGAGCGTGAGCGATCACCGTCGCGATATTGCAGGTTTGAAATATGTTTATCCAGTCATCTCAAGGCGGGCGGGCGGGGTGTCAATTGGGATCAATCTGAATCCGAATAATGCCTGTAACTGGCGCTGTGTGTATTGCCAAGTTCCCGACTTGGTCCGCGGCTCAGCGCCTGAGATCGATCTTCAGCAGCTGGAGTTAGAGCTTGATTTAATGCTCAATCAAATCGTTTATGGGGATTTCATGGCAACTGCTGTGCCACCCGAAGCGCAGCGCTTAAATGATATCGCCTTTTCGGGCAATGGCGAGCCAACCACGTCAAAGCAATTTTTAGCAGCCTGTGAGTTGGTTGCCGCAGCGCGACAAAAATATAACCTCGATGTCAAAACCGTTGTGATTACCAATGGTAGCCAGTTGGATAAACCTCAAGTGCAAATGGCTTTAGCTAGATTGTCTGAGATGCAAGGAGAGGTTTGGTTTAAGATTGATCGAGCACCACAAGATGGCGTCGAATGGGTGAACCAAATAGCACTGACTCGGGTGCAGGTGGCGAGGCGGTTGGCAACTTCAGCACAAAGTTGCTCCACGTGGGTGCAGACCTGCATGTTTGCCACTGATGGGGTTTTACCAAGCGAAGAAGAAATTGTTGCATATATCGATTTTTTAGCTGAGCAGCTGCGTGCTGGTGTGCCTCTAGCGGGGGTCTTGCTTTACGGCTTAGCTCGACCCTCGCTGCAAATTGAGGCTCCGCGCCTTAGTGCTGCCCCAATAGGTTGGATGCAGTCGCTGCAAGGGCGGTTGGAACACTTGGGCTTAACGGTTAAGCTCAGTGTTTAA
- a CDS encoding universal stress protein, with translation MYTRILVPIDHSETSAAALQEATRLAVEQHAIVRLVHVIDLAQFAWSANEFLDVPQLQASLKEGGQSLLQEQAALLKKQAICTETALLEIWGGQIARTLVDEAQQWQAQLLVMGTHGYGGLTHMLLGSVAEGVMRHTHIPVLLVKAH, from the coding sequence ATGTATACCCGCATTTTAGTACCCATTGATCATAGCGAGACCAGTGCAGCTGCACTACAAGAGGCGACTAGGCTGGCAGTGGAGCAGCATGCAATCGTCCGTTTGGTGCATGTCATCGACTTGGCGCAGTTCGCTTGGAGTGCTAACGAGTTTCTGGATGTCCCACAACTACAGGCTTCTCTTAAAGAAGGGGGGCAAAGTCTGCTGCAGGAGCAGGCCGCGTTGCTGAAAAAACAAGCGATTTGCACTGAGACGGCATTGCTGGAAATTTGGGGCGGGCAGATCGCGCGAACTTTGGTGGATGAAGCGCAGCAATGGCAGGCCCAATTGCTTGTGATGGGCACGCATGGCTATGGAGGTTTAACGCATATGCTGTTGGGTAGTGTCGCAGAAGGCGTAATGCGCCATACGCATATTCCAGTGTTATTAGTGAAAGCGCATTAG
- a CDS encoding acyl-CoA thioesterase: protein MARLELDLPECSLFTAELAVRIRDINYGQHLSNDALLSMLHEARLQWLRSLNYTTELDIDGKGLIMADAAIVFKNEAFYGDVLRISLGVKEITRASFDLYYDISHQTQTIAQAKTAMVAYDYQLKKITSLPSVLRAVLQQ from the coding sequence ATGGCACGACTAGAACTTGATCTACCCGAGTGCTCTTTATTTACCGCCGAGTTGGCGGTTCGCATTCGCGACATCAATTATGGGCAGCATTTGAGTAACGATGCTTTGCTGTCCATGCTGCATGAAGCACGCTTGCAATGGCTTAGATCTTTAAACTATACAACCGAGTTAGATATTGATGGCAAAGGCCTCATTATGGCGGATGCTGCAATTGTGTTTAAAAATGAGGCTTTTTATGGCGATGTGTTGCGAATAAGCCTTGGCGTCAAGGAAATCACTCGCGCCAGCTTTGATCTTTACTATGATATCAGCCACCAAACGCAGACCATTGCTCAAGCAAAAACTGCGATGGTAGCTTATGATTACCAACTGAAAAAAATCACCAGCTTGCCGTCGGTGTTACGCGCAGTGCTACAACAATAA
- a CDS encoding TerB family tellurite resistance protein gives MKKYAINSPEAMARLLVLQMICDGNFDPEEIDELEHLHIYDVLGITRKGFIQVLQDYCNDIGDEADEKGSVHLVDKDRLDQLLETVDDPKKRLQLAALSLDLAKSDEEINDAELAVFSRMLKKWHLSLDDLQLAFDH, from the coding sequence ATGAAAAAATATGCCATCAACAGCCCTGAAGCAATGGCGCGTTTGCTTGTTTTGCAGATGATCTGTGACGGAAATTTCGACCCTGAAGAAATTGATGAGCTTGAGCATTTGCACATCTACGATGTACTTGGTATTACGCGCAAAGGGTTTATTCAAGTATTACAAGACTACTGCAATGATATCGGCGATGAAGCTGATGAAAAAGGCAGCGTTCATCTGGTCGATAAGGATCGTCTCGATCAACTCCTCGAAACAGTGGACGACCCGAAAAAGCGCCTGCAATTGGCGGCTTTATCACTTGATTTGGCAAAATCCGACGAAGAAATCAACGACGCAGAGTTGGCCGTGTTTAGCCGTATGCTCAAAAAATGGCATCTCAGCTTAGATGATCTACAACTGGCATTTGACCACTAA
- a CDS encoding methyl-accepting chemotaxis protein codes for MSWIADFHRSFERNFIPTLGRKYAFIALLSLFPLGIYLAIISAKNEFIRLTAQYSQPSIQSAALTLFEQLEWLALLLTAASIILCLIEIVYFHLWITKPVRLINRVFVDAADHEGDLSRDIPTPYSDEISQLGMSCNRFLSKQREIIANVQTKTIGMALEAAKSQKHIRDSALASEQQDQLAKKVVEASNSTSAGIGLVSKQTGEISNTTAANLDKAHASYSELQNVVSRINTINTKIASFNQTVDGLNKRSASIKTIVDLIKEIAGQTNLLALNAAIEAARAGEQGRGFAVVADEVRKLAEKVGVATDEISHDIDSMLSQVSETLAETQLITQDANLTREVVESASSQFAHMVSDFENTAQALSQIAITLDQFTSANNLVNTNVSEIHQLSLAVNEKMLRSAESSKDVAKATEDVQAMVGRFVIGQGPLDGLINLCGQYRDRIAEKIQSMQDRGINVFDQNYQAIANTKPAKFKTSYNHLFIQEIQPLYDELAKTAPGGKFTLAVDSNGYGPTHNSWYSKAMTGDSSVDLINSRDQRIFNDPAGLRAAKNTERFLLQNYVRDTGEIMTELDLPIHIQGRFWGNLRLGFDGSALLKLSAN; via the coding sequence ATGTCGTGGATTGCTGATTTTCATCGCTCATTTGAGCGCAACTTCATACCCACCCTAGGGCGCAAGTACGCGTTTATTGCCTTACTGAGCCTTTTTCCGCTAGGTATTTACCTAGCCATCATCAGTGCAAAAAACGAATTTATCCGCCTAACGGCCCAGTACTCACAACCATCGATTCAAAGTGCTGCACTCACCCTTTTTGAGCAGCTTGAATGGCTAGCCCTACTGCTTACTGCTGCATCCATCATCCTATGCCTGATTGAGATCGTTTACTTTCACCTCTGGATCACAAAGCCGGTACGCTTAATCAATCGCGTTTTTGTTGATGCTGCAGATCATGAGGGCGACCTATCTCGCGACATTCCGACGCCATACAGCGATGAAATTAGCCAACTAGGCATGTCTTGCAACCGCTTTTTAAGCAAGCAACGTGAAATCATAGCTAATGTACAAACCAAAACAATTGGCATGGCACTTGAAGCTGCAAAATCACAAAAACATATCCGCGATTCAGCACTCGCCAGTGAACAGCAAGACCAATTAGCTAAAAAGGTCGTTGAAGCGAGCAATTCAACATCCGCCGGGATTGGCCTTGTATCAAAACAGACAGGCGAGATTTCCAACACTACTGCGGCCAATCTAGACAAAGCGCACGCCTCATATTCGGAACTACAAAATGTGGTGAGCCGCATCAACACCATTAATACGAAAATCGCCAGCTTTAACCAAACAGTCGATGGGCTTAATAAACGATCGGCGAGCATAAAAACAATCGTCGATTTGATTAAAGAAATTGCCGGACAAACCAACTTGCTAGCACTGAATGCGGCAATCGAGGCCGCCCGAGCAGGTGAACAAGGCCGCGGGTTTGCAGTGGTCGCAGATGAGGTTCGAAAACTCGCCGAGAAAGTGGGGGTCGCTACTGACGAAATTTCGCACGACATTGACAGTATGTTGTCACAGGTCTCGGAAACTTTGGCCGAAACACAACTCATTACCCAAGATGCCAACCTAACTCGCGAAGTTGTGGAAAGTGCCTCATCGCAATTTGCCCATATGGTGAGTGATTTTGAAAATACAGCTCAAGCCTTAAGCCAAATTGCCATTACTCTTGATCAATTTACCTCGGCCAATAATTTGGTCAATACCAATGTATCTGAAATTCACCAACTATCTTTAGCGGTAAATGAAAAAATGCTGCGCTCAGCAGAATCGTCAAAAGACGTTGCCAAAGCGACCGAAGACGTTCAGGCAATGGTCGGCCGCTTTGTTATTGGCCAAGGTCCTCTTGATGGTTTGATTAATTTGTGCGGCCAATATCGCGATCGTATTGCTGAAAAAATTCAGTCGATGCAGGATCGAGGCATCAATGTCTTTGATCAAAACTATCAAGCTATTGCCAATACCAAACCAGCCAAATTCAAAACCAGTTACAACCATTTATTCATACAAGAAATTCAACCGCTGTACGATGAATTAGCCAAAACAGCGCCGGGTGGTAAATTTACCTTAGCAGTAGATTCCAACGGGTATGGTCCAACCCACAATAGCTGGTATTCCAAAGCGATGACGGGCGACTCATCTGTTGATCTTATCAATAGCCGAGACCAGCGCATCTTTAATGACCCCGCAGGATTACGTGCAGCTAAAAATACTGAACGCTTCTTGCTGCAAAACTATGTCCGTGATACCGGTGAAATCATGACCGAATTAGATCTCCCCATTCATATTCAAGGACGTTTCTGGGGAAATTTGCGTTTAGGTTTTGATGGATCGGCACTACTGAAGTTATCTGCAAATTAA
- a CDS encoding DNA-deoxyinosine glycosylase, translating into MNNTTKECLAPIFDQGCRILILGSLPGDASLQAGHYYAHPRNAFWPIMASLLQINFCSLSFEQRYEQLRLHHIGLWDVIASAQRQGSLDSALQSINGNRLDEMISRLAKLELVIFNGKTAAKHGQKYIPSYISTSTAPSTSPAYTLSQSEKTAQWNAIFQHLSSIQPHRI; encoded by the coding sequence TTGAACAACACAACAAAAGAATGCCTAGCGCCGATCTTCGATCAAGGGTGCCGAATCTTAATTCTAGGTAGCTTGCCTGGTGATGCTTCGTTACAGGCTGGTCATTATTACGCCCATCCTCGCAATGCTTTTTGGCCCATTATGGCCTCACTCCTGCAAATCAATTTTTGCTCACTCAGTTTTGAACAGCGATACGAGCAACTTCGTCTACACCACATCGGCCTATGGGACGTTATCGCTTCAGCACAACGCCAAGGCAGTCTAGACTCGGCACTGCAAAGTATTAATGGCAATCGTCTGGATGAGATGATTTCTCGCTTGGCAAAACTGGAGCTAGTGATATTCAACGGCAAAACTGCAGCTAAGCATGGCCAAAAGTACATCCCATCGTATATCTCTACGAGTACTGCCCCATCTACCAGCCCAGCCTATACCCTTAGCCAGTCAGAAAAAACAGCCCAATGGAATGCTATTTTCCAGCATTTATCTAGCATTCAGCCACACCGCATCTAG
- a CDS encoding AarF/UbiB family protein, with product MLKETFTVMRDLPRVREIIAILMRHGLGNLVQRLGLAKGVERAGDILHWPGDHEVQLLEPAVRVRRALEELGPTFIKLGQVLATRVDMFPPEWIAEFEKLQSDVPPLAFDLLEPQLRIALGRDPHEVFQALDPNPIGSASIAQVHRAQLQDGREVVLKIRRPNITAKIEADLRILRHIAGLATFEFPDLRRYQPVRMVDEFAKSIHRELNLSIEARNLERFITNFAGHDEIIIPQVWWEWTSERLIVQDYIGGVAGNDIAAIDAAKLDRKVLAARGADAVLKMVLIDGYFHADPHPGNVKYLAGERIAFLDFGMVGRLPHPRRDHIVDLLAALAQRDEHGILNVLLEWTGDTVVDEQRLAADIADFMFNYENLSLKDVQFGHLLNDVALIMREHEITLPSDLTLLFKALITLEGLGRQLDPEFQMVPHLTPFVREVILARYNPNTLFKRTKDNFFEAFNVLSGLPRDIGKLIKQARRGNLRVDLDLKRLDHFGAQMAKSANRLTMGIVTGALIIGSSIAMTIKVGPTLFGMPLLGFLGFVVALFNAVWLMLAIWISGKSER from the coding sequence ATGCTAAAAGAAACGTTCACCGTGATGCGAGATTTACCTCGCGTGCGCGAGATTATTGCAATTTTAATGCGTCATGGCTTGGGTAATTTGGTACAAAGACTCGGCTTGGCAAAAGGGGTTGAACGTGCTGGTGATATTTTACATTGGCCGGGTGATCACGAAGTACAACTGTTGGAGCCCGCTGTGCGCGTTCGACGCGCTCTAGAAGAGCTAGGCCCCACGTTTATTAAACTTGGGCAAGTGCTGGCAACACGTGTCGATATGTTTCCCCCCGAGTGGATTGCTGAATTTGAAAAACTGCAAAGTGATGTGCCGCCACTCGCATTCGATCTACTTGAACCACAATTGCGTATTGCACTCGGGAGAGATCCGCATGAGGTATTTCAAGCCTTAGACCCCAACCCAATAGGCTCTGCCTCGATTGCGCAAGTGCATAGGGCGCAATTGCAAGATGGGCGGGAAGTCGTGCTTAAAATTCGTCGTCCTAATATTACGGCGAAAATTGAGGCTGATTTACGCATTTTGCGCCATATTGCTGGGCTAGCAACCTTCGAGTTTCCTGATTTACGCCGCTATCAGCCGGTACGAATGGTGGATGAGTTTGCCAAGTCGATTCATCGTGAGTTGAATTTATCGATTGAGGCGCGAAATTTGGAGCGGTTTATTACCAATTTTGCCGGCCACGATGAAATCATCATTCCGCAAGTGTGGTGGGAGTGGACTTCAGAGCGCTTAATTGTACAAGACTACATCGGGGGTGTTGCAGGGAATGATATTGCCGCGATCGATGCCGCAAAACTGGATCGTAAGGTACTTGCCGCGCGTGGCGCTGATGCGGTATTGAAGATGGTCTTGATTGATGGCTATTTTCATGCCGACCCTCATCCTGGTAACGTGAAATATCTTGCCGGGGAGAGGATTGCCTTTTTAGATTTTGGTATGGTTGGACGCTTACCACATCCGCGGCGTGATCATATTGTTGATTTACTCGCTGCGTTGGCCCAGCGTGATGAGCACGGCATTCTGAACGTATTACTCGAGTGGACCGGAGATACTGTTGTCGATGAGCAACGTCTAGCAGCTGATATTGCCGACTTCATGTTCAATTATGAGAATTTATCTCTTAAGGACGTGCAGTTTGGGCACCTGCTCAACGATGTGGCATTAATCATGCGCGAACATGAGATCACATTGCCATCGGATTTAACGCTACTTTTTAAAGCCCTGATTACGTTGGAGGGGCTGGGCAGGCAGTTGGACCCTGAGTTTCAAATGGTGCCGCATCTAACACCATTTGTACGTGAAGTGATTCTTGCGCGCTACAACCCAAATACGCTGTTTAAGCGCACGAAAGACAATTTTTTCGAGGCTTTTAATGTGCTATCAGGTTTGCCGCGTGATATCGGCAAGCTGATTAAGCAGGCGCGACGAGGTAATTTACGTGTTGATTTAGATTTAAAGCGGCTTGATCACTTTGGCGCGCAAATGGCAAAAAGTGCGAATCGATTGACGATGGGGATTGTGACTGGTGCTTTAATTATTGGCTCATCAATTGCAATGACCATAAAAGTAGGCCCCACCTTATTTGGTATGCCGCTACTGGGCTTTCTGGGTTTTGTGGTGGCCTTATTCAATGCAGTTTGGCTCATGCTAGCTATTTGGATTTCGGGTAAATCAGAACGCTAG
- a CDS encoding C40 family peptidase, which yields MKWIIILATVLSCTTPLSHADQDMPLGDSNPVSIMQSANSLESAPSDNTAPSATARPRAKPKITAMPKGSDYQPAQDLLLSAMSLIGVKYTWGGNTPEAGLDCSGFIKYVFQNSMNITLPRTALGMSQTGQNVDKSDLKPGDLVFFNTLGRTFSHVGIYLGDNRFIHSPRKGRNVEVANMNLSYWQTRFNGARRIADGGNAGLNVNSLLASSSRPSQGSAARNREETRSERTRDVNEATGSRTCKKVVTGKGKNRKTVTKCTTSKPSAKSSRKPSTSKATTRSSAKSSKASVKKGTKATSRSKSTNSTKKTNTTSKKSSNK from the coding sequence ATGAAATGGATCATCATTCTCGCTACAGTTTTGAGCTGTACCACACCATTAAGTCACGCGGATCAAGATATGCCGCTGGGCGACAGCAACCCGGTTAGTATTATGCAAAGTGCAAACTCCTTAGAGTCTGCACCGAGTGATAATACTGCGCCAAGCGCAACAGCGCGACCACGGGCAAAACCCAAAATTACCGCCATGCCCAAGGGTAGCGACTACCAGCCAGCACAAGACTTATTGCTCTCAGCAATGAGCTTGATTGGGGTGAAATATACCTGGGGCGGCAATACGCCTGAGGCCGGCTTAGATTGCTCTGGTTTTATCAAATACGTTTTTCAAAACTCGATGAACATTACCCTACCGCGCACGGCACTAGGTATGTCGCAGACGGGGCAAAACGTCGACAAATCGGACCTTAAACCAGGCGACTTGGTGTTTTTTAACACGCTGGGCCGTACCTTTTCGCACGTCGGCATTTATTTGGGCGACAACCGCTTTATTCATTCACCGCGCAAAGGCCGCAATGTTGAAGTGGCCAATATGAATTTAAGTTATTGGCAAACGCGCTTTAACGGCGCGCGCCGTATCGCCGACGGCGGTAACGCTGGGCTAAACGTGAATTCATTGCTGGCATCGAGCAGCAGACCAAGCCAAGGCAGCGCTGCGCGCAATCGCGAGGAGACTCGCTCAGAGCGTACACGTGATGTGAATGAAGCCACCGGCAGCCGCACTTGTAAAAAAGTCGTCACCGGCAAAGGTAAAAATCGCAAAACGGTGACCAAGTGCACCACCAGCAAGCCAAGTGCAAAATCGTCACGCAAGCCAAGCACAAGCAAAGCGACCACGCGAAGCAGCGCTAAAAGCAGCAAAGCCAGCGTAAAAAAGGGTACAAAAGCAACATCACGCTCAAAGAGTACCAACAGCACTAAAAAAACAAACACCACAAGCAAAAAGAGCAGTAACAAATAA